TCCCTGTCCGGAATGGCCGCGGTCTCGGGGGCCGGCGGCCGTTACCGCCGCCCCTTCCTGGAACTCGACCGGCAGACCGCCCGCAAGGCCTGCATGGTCCAGTCCCTGCCGGTCTGGGACGACCCGCACAACGCCGACCCCGCCTACACCCGCTCCCGGCTGCGCCACGAGGGCCTGCCCGCCCTGGAGAAGGCCCTCGGCAAGGGCGTCGTCGAGGCCCTCGCCCGCACGGCCCAGCTCTCCCGCGACGACGCCGACGCCCTCGACGCCTGGGCCGGCCAGGCCGAGGCCTCCGTACGGGACGCCACCGGCCTCCTGGAGTGCGCCAAGCTCTACGCCCTGCCGCCCGCCGTACGCCGCCGAATCCTGCGCCGTGCCGCCATCGAGGCGGGCGCCCCGGCCGGTTCCCTCTTCGCCCGGCACATCGAGGAGGTCGACCGGCTGATCACCGGTTGGCGCGGCCAGGGGGTCATCAATCTCCCCGGCAAAGTGGTCGCCCAGCGGCAGGGTGGCAGACTGGTGATTCGGCAAAGCTGAATCCGGCCCCCTCCCGGCACGTCACGGAGGGGCTGGTCAGCCGGTGGGACGACCGAAAGTGATGCGGGTGGACGCGAAAGACATGGGCACCGACCTCAAAGAAGTGCTCATCACCAAGGAAGAGATCGACGCGAAGCTGATCGAGCTGGCCGCGAAGATCGACGCGGAGTACGCGGGCAAGGACCTGCTCATCGTCGGCGTCCTCAAGGGCGCGGTGATGGTCATGGCCGACCTCGCGCGGGCGCTGTCCACCCCCGTCACCATGGACTGGATGGCCGTGTCGTCGTACGGCGCGGGCACCCAGTCCTCCGGTGTCGTGCGGATCCTCAAGGACCTCGACACCGACATCAAGGGCAAGCACGTCCTCATCGTCGAGGACATCATCGACTCCGGACTGACCCTGTCCTGGCTGATCTCCAACCTCGGCTCGCGCGAGCCCGAGTCCCTGAAGATCTGCACCCTGCTGCGCAAGCCGGAGGCGGCCAAGGTCGCGCTCGACGTGGAGTGGGTGGGCTTCGACATC
This window of the Streptomyces sp. NBC_01275 genome carries:
- the tilS gene encoding tRNA lysidine(34) synthetase TilS gives rise to the protein MGPHPAVAAIRLAVRRVLHDILNDHQPAAVSAPTAHERPPAPLVLVACSGGADSMALASALAFEAPKLGIRAGGVTVDHGLQPGSDLRADEVVLRLRELGLDPVESAAVSVGREGGPEAAARDARYAALDAAAERHGAAAVLLGHTRDDQAETVLLGLARGSGIRSLSGMAAVSGAGGRYRRPFLELDRQTARKACMVQSLPVWDDPHNADPAYTRSRLRHEGLPALEKALGKGVVEALARTAQLSRDDADALDAWAGQAEASVRDATGLLECAKLYALPPAVRRRILRRAAIEAGAPAGSLFARHIEEVDRLITGWRGQGVINLPGKVVAQRQGGRLVIRQS
- the hpt gene encoding hypoxanthine phosphoribosyltransferase produces the protein MRVDAKDMGTDLKEVLITKEEIDAKLIELAAKIDAEYAGKDLLIVGVLKGAVMVMADLARALSTPVTMDWMAVSSYGAGTQSSGVVRILKDLDTDIKGKHVLIVEDIIDSGLTLSWLISNLGSREPESLKICTLLRKPEAAKVALDVEWVGFDIPNEFVVGYGLDYAEKYRNLPFVGTLAPHVYGG